ACTATTTTAGACATAGTCAAATGGAAGTGCATTCATACTGGTTGCTTAAAAGAAAAGttcactcaaaataaaaatgatgtcACCCTCACGCCAgtagaaagtcaggtgaagttttgttttccacaaaacatttatggagcttcacagcaaagcagctttgcagcattctccttaacaactgaagtagatgaggacttgttttaaaagaaaaaaaacaggaatgaaAATTGTTCAAGACATTATTTAGGATGGGCTTCTAGCTCAGCACCTGCATTGAAGACTTTACCTTAAAAAAGGTGTAAAAGTCATCTTTTAGGATGTCTGGGTTTCTGGAGACTTTGATTATTCTGGACAAGCTATGGAGCCATTTAAAGACTTTATTTTAGAATGActtccccatctgcttcagttgttgaggagaatgctgcaaaactgctttgctgtgaagctccagaaatgttttgtggacaaagCAACTTCTCTGGATCTGTGAGGATTGATCTGTAATTAGTGATCAAATCTGAAACCTttcaaaaataatttttaatcCTAATTTTCCAGAAACCGGGCTATAGCTGACTATCTCCGTTCCAATGGATACGAGGAGGCCTATTCCACCTTcaagaaagaggcagagataGATATGGTAAGGAGAGGCATGTgcacagaaatgtgaaattacaAACAATGTGTACATCCATGTTCAAGAGTGTGGATCCCTCTGTCAGTGTCTGTCCTTTCTCCATTTGTAGAATGAAGAGCCAGATAAAAAGTATGCAgggcttttggaaaagaaatggaCCTCAGTCATCAGATTACAGAAGAAGGTAAGATTGTGCAAGCTGATGTGTAAACCAGGCTAACCCTCACCTATatagaaaaaacaaatctaaagaTCGATGGTGTGATTATATTAAATTGTTCCCCATCTAAAACAAATGATTACATACATGTATCTAATGAGTCCGTTGACTCCTCTGCTCCTTGACTTGCTTTCCTGCCTCAGGTGATGGAGTTGGAGTCAAAGTTGAATGAAGCGAAAGAGGAGATGACACACGGAGGAACTGTCGGTCAGAAGAGGGACCCCAAGGAGTGGATCCCCCGTCCCCCAGAGAGATACGCCCTGAGTGGGCACCGCGCGCCAGTCACGCGTGTCATATTCCACCCCGTCTTCTCTGTCATGGTCACAGCCTCTGAGGATGCTACCATCAAGgtgtgtgttttagaaacaAGGTTTCCGATGCAACCGATACAACAGCTCCGCAATAAATCTTcacaatcttttatttgtattgttttgttgagaCTGTCGACCCACCGGTATTTGAAAGACCATTTAATCTGATGCAATACAATCCACATCACAACAGCATCAAGAATGCTTAGTGAGTTAAATCAATATCTTTCTGACACAGTTTTAGGAAACACTGGGGGTTATTGCGTGTGTGTATTAGATCGTATTACATTTAACTCAGAGTACCTGCATTACAGCTTGTGGGAATGTATCATGGTACACTGGGAGAAATGGTATTGATACAATTTGATAAACTACTTATACTTTTgaggaaaacatatttttaaagttGAAGGATACTAACACGAGAGCACAGTCTTGACTTACATTAGTACTATGATAGTGCCCTAAAAACACTGATATATGGTGCATTAATTTGTTCATAATGAGGTCCAATGTGTACACTCTGGATTCATCAAGTCGTTTAGCTTTTCTCATGTACCCATAACGTAATATCTGCTTTGAAAATGGTCTCTAGCTGTAATATAAAGGCACATTGATTGCTATGTACAGCAGTAATCATGAGCAGAATCAGTGTTGCAGCACACCACAACATAGCCTCCGCAGCCCTGACCCTCCAGATCAAAGCTGTACTGCAGATCTGAGCCTGTTCTCCCTTTTTATCCTCAATGCTTCTGCTTCAACACCCCCCCTCCCTttatcctccctccctcccttcctctcttcctctctccctgcctccctgccctcctcactcttttttttctgctttgtcaCTGCTCATCTGCGTGGAGATGGGCTGATGCTGGTGTTGTCAGAGGCAACACTCCCAGAGCACAGCACCTTAGGAAACATGCAAATCTgcccttccttctttttcagccgttttaataattaaaaagttaaaactgtGTTAGTAGATTGTTCCTTTTTATGTAACCTCAATGTGTCTTTAAGGATATTCTCAACaatttaaactgtttaaacACTTAGGACACATCTCTACATCATCGTATCTAATCTGCGCTCCATCCTGCCTGTTTTACAGCTCTGAACACTTGATCCGCCCCTTATATGAATGTAGCACTTTTGAATGTTGGGCCTCTAGACACCTTTAATTTTTAGGGAAGGTATACAGTTCTGTTTGATACGGAGGAGGATGAGGCTGAAGAGCCGTGCTGAGTGTGGCTGTCTGTCTGATTTTAGGTGTGGGACTATGAGGCCGGGGACTTTGAACGAACCCTGAAGGGCCACACAGACTCTGTGCAGGACATCTCCTTTGACCAGTCGGGAAAGCTGCTGGCTTCATGTTCAGCTGACATGAGCATCAAACTTTGGGACTTTCAGGGGTTTGAGTGCGTCCGAACAATGCATGGTAAGAGATATTTATAGAATTAACTGCggttaaagtaaaaaatctgaTTGTTAATATTATTAAGACCAGTTGCAGAACTAAACTCTTGATTGTGTCGTCCAGGCCACGATCACAATGTGTCGTCTGTAGCCATCATGCCAAATGGTGACCACATAGTGTCTGCCTCCAGAGACAAGACCATCAAGATGTGGGAGGTGGCCACTGGGTAAGTAAGGGGGAGGCTTCTATCATTTCTCAGTACCACAAGCTCTCACAGAGACTTGGATTGAtgtaatttttcctttttccactaTATTCCAATTTCTATATTGTCATTCCTCCTCCCTATGATCTGAACCTCATCCaatatgcatttattttgtattaaccACTACTGAACCTGCACTCTTCACTTAAATTTTTCCCGTCTACAGGTACTGTGTTAAGACATTCACCGGCCACAGGGAGTGGGTGAGGATGGTGCGTCCCAACCAGGACGGCTCGTTGATTGCCAGCTGCTCCAACGACCAGACGGTGCGTGTCTGGGTGGTCGCCTCGAAGGAGTGCAAAGCGGAGTTGCGGGAGCATGAACATGTGGTAGAGTGCATCTCTTGGGCCCCTGACAGCGCTCACCCCACCATCCTGGAGGCCACAGGCTCAGAGGTGTgtacagctgctgcaggatgtgACATTTACCTACAGAGGACGTTTGTGTATGTTAAGTTCAGCTGCAGGGTTTCCCACAATAATTTATGATGATGAACCATGTGCACTGAATGACAGCCTAATAAGACATTCATGCACTTTTCTTAACTAAAGCTCTTAATAATAAACAGAAGAAGCACTATTTCTGTGGGGCTTTTGTGAAGAAGGTCACCTGGCTGGTAATTGAAATTTTCAGAAGATTAAGTGCCATCAGTATCTTTTAGACAGAATGTTACAGGGATCGGACAGAttatcacatcacatgtttctGATCATTCTGTCACAAACGACACACGGGATGGGAAGAACTCACCCACTTATATTTATCTTGCATCTAGAGATGCACGAGAAGTATTTCTGTCTCCTAATACTGATAACTGACAATAACCTTCTCATGGCTGATACCTatgatttgattaaattaaGATTTTAGATTAATATTTTTAAACTATTAGGACTTTTGGTTCCAGGTGAAAAGTCAGGGAATTCATCCCGACTGCCCCACATTGCCATCCATGAGATGAAACATTGCCACATCATACCTAAGAAAGCATTATTTTGTTGTCCTTCATGTAGGTAATAgctttttctcacattttcccTGTTACTCTGTTTTCCAGAGCAAGAAGAGTGGAAAACCTGGCCCCTTCCTTCTGTCTGGGTCCAGAGATAAAACTATTAAGATGTGGGATGTCAGCATCGGCATCTGCCTTATGACTCTGGTGAGTAGTCTCAGCGATAGTGTCTATCATCTAATGGTATTCTACTTTTTCAGCGTTGCAGCTTATGAATGAGAGGATGGGTAGATAATCAGACGTGTTTCTTCAGGTTGGACATGACAACTGGGTGCGCGGGGTATTGGTTCATCCTGGAGGAAGATTCATAGTGAGCTGTGCTGATGACAAAACCCTTAGGATCTGGGACTACAAGAACAAACGCTGCATGAAGACCCTGTGTGCCCATGAACACTTTGTTACCTCTCTGGGTAAGACACGGTTCATCTccttttaaaacacagaatttaTGCCCACTTTTCAGATTAGATTCTTGACTACTTAAGCACATTTTTACCTCTTTTGCAGATTTCCACAAGACTGCTCCCTACGTGGTGACGGGCAGTGTCGATCAGACAGTCAAAGTCTGGGAGTGCCGCTGAGCCCTGTCCTGTTCCCCACCCCCCCCCTAAACTCCAAAAGCAGCCCCAGCCTACCCTACCCTACCCCATCCCTCCCTGTACCCTGACTCCCAGCCCAGCCCCTCACCTCTCGCACTCCAAACCATAGTTGACCATGGCGCTTTACCTTCTCCCCGTCCCCTCCCCTCgctcccttctctccctccctcctcccctacATCGGTCCAGCCCTATTAAGATGACTATTGTCCTTTTATGTAAATTATTCTGGATGTAGGGTACGCTTAATAAATGTCACGCAATCtctgacacataaacacactcaaaaAGATAAGAAGTATTCCTTGCATGgtgaatcaaacaaaaaaaattgtataCTGTTAAATTTGCCGAATTTGCATACTGTTCTCATGACTTCCTGTCGGGTCAAAGGGTAAATATCCTTGTGTGCTGGCGCAGGTGGATTTCGgttaactgactgactgcacCCCTTGTTAGagggggttttgttttgttctactCCATGCCTCCATTGTTGCGTTCTGTCACTGCGTGGATGGTGATAGAGAAGGTGCGAGGAAAGTGAGCgtaaaagaaagagaaggagtgGAAGCTGTCCGGGAGAGGACGACAACCAGTGGAAGAAAAAATTAAGCAGGATGCAGCTCCCTAGTCGAATCACACGAGGTTCTGTGGGCGGGTGCAcgtgtacatgtgtgtatacattgtgtgagtgtgtgtgtgtttgtatattatGACAGGAGAATCTCTCCGCTGTCTCTGCTCTGATggtcagaggagagagaggaggcaaagCTTCTCACCCACTGTGTTCATTCGTACTACTTCATCTCTTTTAACAAACTTGCTTTCTAGTTGACACTCACAGGACCTTAATGATCCCTAAGCTGCTGAGAGCACAGGCAAACACGCCCCATAGCTAAAGTGTGTGTTCCAGAGGTAAAAAATCTGCTCACCTTTTatgaggtttgtgtgtgtgtgtgtgtatgtcggCACAGAGAATCGCCCAGTGCCCTCTCGCTCGCTATCTCTGCCTTGTTAACCCATTGAGGGCTCCCTCACACGGGATTTTCATTCTGCTTTCTGTGGTCTCACTGCtctctttacacacacatacactcacaaaTGCACATACACGCACAGTAAAAGTTGTGTATCAATATATCTGGATGTCATTGTTTGCaacataatgaaataaaattctGTAAATATAAGATGTAAacgtgtgtgtgctttttttttcttttgaggaAAGGAGATGAGATGGAAAAGACTTCTGGGAATCAGACAGGATTTACCAAGTCAAAGTATCACTGTGAGGTCAGATACTGCAGCACACATCAAATACATCATACCTGTGCTTTGTCAATATCTGTCAGTGCTCTTATTTCAAAGCAGACTGGCATATTGGAAGATTGCCTTTCGAAATATTCTATTAAATTCAGCGGACCTTGTCAAATCCCAAAGCTGTACTCCAACACACTTTTGTGGttaggaatttttttttatttggcccTTGGAGCTAAATGTAATCATTTCTGTGGTTACTTGTATGTGTAGTTTCACTAGATTGTGTTGAAATGTGTCCTAAACATTCAGGAATCCCTGCAGATACTCAGCTAACGTGTTTATTTATCAAAAGATGGATAGACGCACATCTTGCTAAATATTCCTTCTCAGCTGAAAATCTTATTGTTGCATAATTTGACAATTATTCAAAAAAGCATCTCCTTGATGCTTTTTCTCAAGGTGTTGTCCTTGTACCTTTCATTATTGTTACAGTTTTAACTTTTTCTTCAATTTGCAAGTGCATTATCAACCATTGATGAGGTGCCTGTGCAAAACCCAAAGGATATTACAGGACAATATCCAACCCAGTCACAGTCTGGCAAGCATGActgaagtatctgctgctgtaccacgAAAATAaggagcagcttctttcctcaggctgaaATATTagtctttattttcataatttattatttaatgatCCATTTATGTAAGTTTTGTTTTCTAAGAAGCATAAAGGAATCGTGAATTTAATCTGTCACTATGCAACTTCTTGGATTTGTGCTTGATAATGTTGAAATTTGGCGTTTGGAGAGTAAAATTTGGTTCAATCAGGCAAATATCAGGCACCATTTAGTTGCTTAATCTAAGAAAGGGGTCTGAGAACTTTAAATCGTCAGACTGAAGTGTTTGGAAAGAAATGGGTCACTAGACAAAAACTGGAGATGTACTGCCCTAGACAGTGAATATTATTTATGTATAACCGCTTGGCTGTGGTGCATAGATGTAGATCTGGTGCTACACTGTGGCCTATCTTTAGACATCTTGTATCTGAGGAGGGGTCACATGCAGACTGTCAGTGCTGGTGTTAGTTCAGACGGTCGAGGAACAGATCAGTCCTGACCTGgtgggtttttattttaatgaaaggACGCTCGTGTAACAGACAGTTTAATAACTTGGGACGTGTGTTCCTCAGGTGTAGCACAGTTACTTAGACTGCAAGCTCAGACTGGAGAGGCGAAGACATCAGGAGGCAGCAGGGACAGTTCAGGCCCCGTTATCAATTATGAACGGTACCACAGCGCGCACACACCTGCTCACTCACCCACACAGCAATTATCCTTTCTCTGTGCTCTGCGATACGGCAAGTGTGCACGCACCACACCTTGATCTCTCCTGCAGGTCTGTGAGGGTGGAGTGGAGCTTACAAAGGCCATTTATTACAGCACAAGGTTCATGTCATGGATTGTGACAGAGCGGACTGGACGGAAACTGGTGAGCCAGACGTGTGCAAGGAGAAGTGAGAGGCGGCTTCATGGGACTTAATGAAAGGATAATAAACCTGTCTCGGTCTGCAACTCCTGTTTCAAAGCAGAGGCACTGGAGTAGAAACATTGGCCTACATCTGCCCGCCaccactctcctctctcctctctcatgcCTTGCACTCACATTTCCCCTCATGCAAGCTAAAGAAGGCATCAAAACAGGGTGGAAGAAGCTCACTTTCTCATTTATATTGCTTCTAGGTCAcccatttcctctcctctccctcagaCAAAACTGTTGATGCAGATTCATGGCAAAGAGAGAAAGCGAAAGGAGCTGCAGGGGAAGTTTAAGCCAGCATTGATTCAGATTAAGCTGGCATGATACGGAAGTGTTGAGAGGTTTCAAGGTCAGTGTATACAGCGGGCCTGCCTCTGTCAGATGCAGCACTATCGATTCTGTCAGAGAGGACTGTACAATTTCATTCAGCAGGATTGCTTTTTCTTCATTAACACATGCAGGCAGATACTAGTAGTTTCACGTGCAGACAGCTGCAGGGACTGTATTAATTTATAGGTTTGTGTGTCATCCCAGTATGGTTTACGTGACTCCCACTATAGTTTACGTGACCAGCTTTCTAATCCCTGTAAAGCCTGCGGAGGTGGGTGGGGAGGTTGGAAGCAGCTTCCGTCGAGGTATGATATGGGATGTGGCGCCCTCCAGTGGGAGCATGTATGAAGAGGTTCAATGTCCCTATAAGGGAAAAAAAGCTGCCACTTCCCTGGATAAGTGAGCAGTGGCCACATGGATGTCATGACAAAGATAATAAACTTTAACATTTTGTGTGTGAGGGGACGCAGTGGAGGAGAAACTTCACAGCATGAATTTGctattttttgtctttacaaTGAAAGTAAGATCAAGAAAATCCTCGAGGAAAAAATGGACTCCTGTGTTTGACTGAGTCATGTTTTCCAAGTCTTAGGCTGCGGTTGTAATGAGAGTTGTGGTTTGTGTAAGAATAACttacttaaaggaaaagttcacccaaaaatgaaaattcgttcattatctactcacccgcACGCAGATGGAAAGTttggtgaagtttcgtagtccacaaaacatttctggggcttcaTGGCAAAACATCGTcacagcattctgctaaacaactgaggtagatGGAAACTCCAAGCCTGAAACGGATCCATACTGATCCGGTGTAACCCGAGTCTACAGAAGCAGAGcctaaattaattaaaaaaaaatgttattgacACCCACGACGTGCGGTCAAGCTTGTGCAGCAGCTACATTgagattttggcttaaaaaaaggGCGTAAATAAAAACCTTTCAGATCAATGTGGCGTACAAGTGAGCAGATATTGAAGTGTTCAACACCAAAAATTTAATCTAAGATCTGATGATGTGTAGATAAGAGCCCGACCAGTGCTCTATTATACACATTATAATGATCCTTCAAACATGTCGCTAATGTACTTTATACACTTTTGTTGTTACCATTACTAGCTTGCCTTTTACCCATTTCTTTCTATTCCTTTATTCTTTTAACTGTCCTCTTGTTTGTAACACTTTGTGACAATGTTCAAGAGattctatataaataaagttgtgaaaGAAAAGTTGTTGTGAAGTTAAATTAGATTCATGTGATTTATTTGGTCATTTAAGTTTAGCCTTTGCGTGATGGACATGGTCATATGGAGCTTTGTATTAAAATAAGTTGCGATTGTAAATGACATCTTTGGTTCTTCCCTATGTGACAGATGTCAGAACCCCCT
This genomic window from Sparus aurata chromosome 13, fSpaAur1.1, whole genome shotgun sequence contains:
- the LOC115594077 gene encoding lissencephaly-1 homolog B, producing the protein MVLSQRQRDELNRAIADYLRSNGYEEAYSTFKKEAEIDMNEEPDKKYAGLLEKKWTSVIRLQKKVMELESKLNEAKEEMTHGGTVGQKRDPKEWIPRPPERYALSGHRAPVTRVIFHPVFSVMVTASEDATIKVWDYEAGDFERTLKGHTDSVQDISFDQSGKLLASCSADMSIKLWDFQGFECVRTMHGHDHNVSSVAIMPNGDHIVSASRDKTIKMWEVATGYCVKTFTGHREWVRMVRPNQDGSLIASCSNDQTVRVWVVASKECKAELREHEHVVECISWAPDSAHPTILEATGSESKKSGKPGPFLLSGSRDKTIKMWDVSIGICLMTLVGHDNWVRGVLVHPGGRFIVSCADDKTLRIWDYKNKRCMKTLCAHEHFVTSLDFHKTAPYVVTGSVDQTVKVWECR